The Amycolatopsis umgeniensis DNA segment ACAAAGGGAAGAAGAGATCCTTCGGGATTGGGGTCCTTGGGGAACGTCCGCGCGGTCGTTTCACTTCGGCACCCGATCCCTGCGTGAGACCGAGTTCACGACCAGCGAAATAACCGCGAAAACCTTGCTGGAGAAGGCGAAGGCGAGCCCTCCGCCTTCTCCGGTGCGGCCTTCGGGCGAGTACGACGTGATAGCACTTCCCGAACCCTCGCCGGAACCGCTGAACGCGATCGGGCTCGGCGACGCGCTGACACAGCGCAGAAGCACTCGCGAGTTCGGCGAAGAACCCGTACCACTACGCGATTTGAGCACACTTCTCACGGCCGCCCGGCCGACCAGGCCGGAAACGCATCCCGACATCCCGGCCACCGGCAACGTCTTCAAGACGAGCCCCTCGGGCGGGGCGAGGCATCCGACGGAGGTGTACGTCTACGCGAGGAACGTCGAGGGCCTGGATCAGGGGATCTACCACTACGACGGCTTCCGGCACGGGCTCACCCCGCTGGACGGCAAAATCGACGACGACGAGCTGATCGCGCTCGCCGGCGATCAACAGTGGACCGGAAACGCCGGCGTGCTGCTGATCTACACCAGCGTCATCGAGCGGAACCAGTGGAAGTACCCGGTGAGCCGCACGTACCGGGTGCTGCTGATGGACGTCGGCCATCTCAGCCAGACCGTCTACCTACTGGCGACCGCGCT contains these protein-coding regions:
- a CDS encoding SagB/ThcOx family dehydrogenase, whose protein sequence is MLVRVSTCGTLYWSDGDLIWDDHLGHRQLKLADGTERVLRWFSSWREPESIREADENPETGERLVRIARAMIRYEVLVVKGSSRQQREEEILRDWGPWGTSARSFHFGTRSLRETEFTTSEITAKTLLEKAKASPPPSPVRPSGEYDVIALPEPSPEPLNAIGLGDALTQRRSTREFGEEPVPLRDLSTLLTAARPTRPETHPDIPATGNVFKTSPSGGARHPTEVYVYARNVEGLDQGIYHYDGFRHGLTPLDGKIDDDELIALAGDQQWTGNAGVLLIYTSVIERNQWKYPVSRTYRVLLMDVGHLSQTVYLLATALGLNVTFTAALRDELVEDLLGCDPANELVLGMSVLGTRL